A window of Rhinatrema bivittatum chromosome 2, aRhiBiv1.1, whole genome shotgun sequence contains these coding sequences:
- the LOC115083730 gene encoding oocyte zinc finger protein XlCOF6-like, with product MENYQTLSSLGTGSPTITPEIISHIERGEEPYIRDEPGSEEGGAGKSSCSESDKCKRRHEGSEPEEPCKHLEVNKTVSQKDGAVTCPCCDWEKSCWNQSKPEERLRNLAGDSTQHVTSCELSTQQSELKNHEKSRTLKQSFTCFKCNKSFSSKSNLKIHERIHTGEKPFTCTECSKSFSSKSNLKMHERIHTGEKPFTCTECDKSFSSKSKLKIHELIHIKEKSFTCIVCNKGFGQQFHLQHHQINHKGEKTFTSTECDKGFDTKSERKTHKWIHLSFNPLTCSECENGFSWKSESKQHEIIHTRANPITCTVCDKSFIWKSELKRHERIHTGEKPFVCTVCDRSFSWKSELKIHERIHTGEKPFTCIECDKSFICKSKLKKHERMHAGDKPFRCTECEKSFCWKWQLKRHENIHTGEKPFKCTECDKSYSYKPKLKIHEMIHSGEKPFTCTECDKSYSCKSKLKMHERIHSGEKPFTCTECDKSYSCKSNLRMHQRIHTGEKSFTCNKCDKSFIWKSEMKRHERIHSGEKPFACSECDKSFIWKSELKRHEMIHTGDKPFTCSECGKSFGQKSRLKKHQMSHTI from the coding sequence AGAGCGATAAGTGCAAGAGAAGGCACGAGGGGAGTGAACCTGAGGAACCCTGTAAACATCTGGAAGTGAATAAAACTGTATCTCAGAAAGATGGAGCTGTTACCTGCCCATGTTGTGATTGGGAGAAAAGCTGCTGGAATCAGAGCAAGCCAGAGGAAAGGCTGAGAAATCTAGCAGGAGACTCCACTCAGCATGTAACTTCCTGTGAACTAAGTACACAGCAATCAGAACTGAAAAACCATGAAAAGAGTCGCACACTGAAGCAATCATTTACATGCTTTAAGTGTAACAAAAGCTTCAGTTCTAAATCAAACCTAAAAATtcatgaaaggatccacacaggagagaaaccatttacatgcactgagtgtAGTAAAAGCTTCAGTTCTAAATCAAACCTAAAAATGCACGAAAGGATCCACACGGgcgagaaaccatttacatgcactgagtgtgataaaagcttcagttcTAAATCTAAACTGAAAATTCATGAATTGATCCATATAAAAGAGAAATCATTCACATGTATTGTGTGTAATAAAGGCTTTGGTCAGCAATTTCATCTGCAACACCACCAAATAAACCACAAGGGAGAAAAAACATTCACCTCTACTGAGTGTGATAAAGGTTTTGATACAAAATCAGAACGGAAAACACATAAATGGATCCACCTCAGCTTCAACCCATTGACATGTTCTGAGTGTGAGAACGGCTTTAGTTGGAAATCAGAATCAAAACAGCATGAAATAATTCACACCAGAGCAAATCCAATCACTTGTACtgtgtgtgataaaagcttcatttGGAAATCGGAATTGAAAAgacatgaaaggatccacacaggagagaaaccatttgtaTGTACTGTGTGTGATAGAAGTTTCAGTTGGAAATCCGAGTTGAAAAtacatgaaaggatccacacaggagagaaaccatttacatgcatagagtgtgataaaagcttcatttGTAAATCCAAACTGAAAAAGCATGAAAGGATGCATGCAGGAGATAAACCATTTAGATGTACTGAGTGTGAAAAAAGCTTCTGTTGGAAATGGCAACTGAAAAGACATGAAAacatccacactggagagaaaccatttaaatgcacagagtgtgataaaagctacAGTTATAAACCCAAACTGAAAATCCACGAAATGATCCACtcgggagagaaaccatttacatgcacagagtgtgataaaagctacAGTTGtaaatcaaaactgaaaatgcatgAAAGGATCCACTCTGGAGAGAAACCGTTTACATGCACGGAGTGTGATAAAAGCTACAGTTGTAAATCAAATCTGAGAATGCACCAAAggatccacactggagagaaatcatttacatgcaataagtgtgataaaagcttcatttGGAAATCAGaaatgaaaaggcatgaaaggatccactcgggagagaaaccatttgcatgctccgaatgtgataaaagcttcatttggaaatcagaactgaaaaggcatgaaatgatccacacaggagacaaaccatttacatgctctgagtgtggtaaaagctttgggCAGAAATCTCGACTAAAAAAGCACCAAATGAGTCACACAATATAG